From a single Microbacterium murale genomic region:
- the rpmH gene encoding 50S ribosomal protein L34, giving the protein MTKRTFQPNNRRRAKKHGFRARMRTRAGRGILSARRAKGRTELSA; this is encoded by the coding sequence ATGACCAAGCGTACGTTCCAGCCCAACAACCGCCGCCGCGCCAAGAAGCACGGTTTCCGCGCCCGCATGCGCACACGTGCCGGCCGTGGCATCCTCTCGGCTCGCCGCGCGAAGGGCCGCACCGAGCTCTCGGCGTAA
- the yidD gene encoding membrane protein insertion efficiency factor YidD — translation MSTLPSYAIGSAHLHGSDLVRSIPLLPRNIVLGFLTGYRAVISPLYGDVCAYYPSCSAYAVGAVQQHGAVKGAALSAWRILRCNPWTKGGVDDVRPHDHFRYDLTARGFVVPSRKD, via the coding sequence ATGAGCACGCTTCCGTCCTATGCGATCGGATCGGCGCATCTGCATGGCAGTGACCTCGTGCGCAGCATCCCACTCCTGCCGCGGAATATCGTTCTGGGATTTCTGACCGGCTATCGCGCAGTGATCTCTCCCCTGTATGGAGACGTATGCGCTTATTACCCATCCTGCTCGGCTTACGCTGTAGGTGCGGTGCAGCAGCACGGTGCGGTGAAGGGGGCAGCGCTCTCGGCATGGCGGATCCTGCGCTGCAACCCCTGGACCAAAGGCGGCGTCGACGACGTCCGTCCTCACGACCATTTCCGATACGACTTGACCGCTCGAGGTTTCGTCGTACCTTCCCGAAAGGACTGA
- the rnpA gene encoding ribonuclease P protein component yields MLARPFRLTRGTDYRSVVRRGVRCGGARVVTSVLTTGEAREPRFGFIISKQVGTAVIRNTVRRRLKAVCASAITDVPEGTDVVIRALPASATATFADLEADVTRCLARLRRERTTT; encoded by the coding sequence GTGCTCGCCCGTCCGTTCCGACTGACGCGAGGCACCGACTACAGATCGGTCGTCCGTCGCGGTGTTCGGTGCGGGGGCGCCCGAGTCGTCACGTCTGTTCTGACGACCGGTGAAGCACGTGAACCCAGGTTCGGGTTCATCATCAGCAAGCAGGTGGGCACGGCTGTGATCCGCAACACCGTTCGTCGCCGGCTCAAAGCCGTGTGTGCGTCGGCGATCACAGACGTTCCCGAGGGCACGGATGTCGTCATCCGTGCCCTTCCTGCGTCTGCGACCGCCACATTCGCCGACCTCGAAGCTGATGTGACCAGGTGCCTTGCACGTCTGCGTCGCGAGCGGACCACGACATGA